The Candidatus Koribacter versatilis Ellin345 genome has a segment encoding these proteins:
- a CDS encoding sodium:solute symporter: MRFRKSQRTLKDYFLADRSIPWWALALSIVAAETSTLTLVSVPGLAYDTNFTFLQLAFGYLVGRVIICIILLPQYFKGYLFTAYQLIQRRFGGKLRTYTAGLFLITRAAAEGVRVYAVALVIGIALGPQLGNFSDFSRDLIAISIVCILTLIYTFEGGLAAVIWTDVIQTFIYIGGTIVGFFTIIHLVPGGWGAIHATAAAAGKFRVFDFSWDFWKTYTFWSGVIGGAFLTTASHGTDQLIVQRLLAARSLKDSRWALLASGVAVLLQFALFLCVGAMLWVFYHGVAFAKTDRIFPTFIVTEMPHLVSGLLIAAILAAAMSNLSAALNSLTSTSIIDFWLRLYPSSTEKTRMLLSRVGTIAWGLVLFCLAILSRRGGKVVELGLTIASVAQGAMLGTFLLGVLTKRANQLGTAIGLTAGFLVNIYIWQGKAIVPQFALPRAVPFPWYVAIGSFVTFAIGYSASLLLGGNHQPDAEISAE; encoded by the coding sequence TTGCGCTTCCGCAAGTCACAGCGCACCCTGAAAGATTATTTCCTCGCAGACCGATCCATTCCCTGGTGGGCGCTGGCGCTCTCCATCGTCGCCGCCGAAACCAGCACTCTGACCCTGGTCAGCGTCCCGGGTCTCGCTTACGACACCAACTTCACCTTCCTGCAACTCGCCTTCGGATACCTCGTAGGGCGAGTCATCATCTGCATCATCCTGCTCCCGCAATATTTCAAGGGATACCTGTTCACCGCCTACCAACTCATCCAGCGTCGCTTCGGCGGCAAGCTGCGCACCTACACCGCTGGCCTCTTCCTCATCACCCGCGCCGCTGCCGAAGGCGTTCGCGTTTACGCTGTCGCGTTGGTGATCGGTATCGCCCTCGGCCCGCAACTCGGTAATTTCAGCGACTTCAGCCGCGACCTGATCGCCATCTCCATTGTCTGCATATTGACGCTCATCTATACGTTCGAGGGAGGCCTCGCGGCGGTGATCTGGACCGACGTCATCCAGACCTTCATCTACATCGGCGGGACGATCGTCGGTTTCTTCACCATCATCCATCTCGTCCCCGGCGGCTGGGGCGCGATTCACGCCACTGCCGCGGCGGCAGGGAAGTTCAGGGTCTTCGACTTCAGCTGGGATTTCTGGAAGACCTACACCTTCTGGTCCGGCGTAATCGGTGGCGCGTTCCTGACGACCGCGAGTCACGGCACCGATCAACTCATCGTGCAGCGACTATTAGCGGCGCGCAGCCTGAAGGATTCACGCTGGGCGCTGCTGGCGAGCGGCGTGGCTGTGCTTCTCCAGTTCGCGCTGTTCCTCTGCGTCGGCGCGATGCTCTGGGTCTTCTACCACGGCGTCGCCTTCGCCAAGACGGACCGCATCTTCCCCACGTTCATTGTCACTGAGATGCCGCACCTCGTCTCCGGCCTGCTGATCGCCGCGATTTTAGCGGCTGCCATGTCGAACCTAAGCGCGGCCCTGAATTCGCTCACTTCGACGTCGATCATTGATTTCTGGCTGCGGCTCTATCCCAGTTCCACCGAAAAAACGCGCATGCTACTGTCTCGCGTCGGTACCATCGCCTGGGGACTCGTTCTCTTCTGCCTTGCCATTCTTTCTCGACGCGGCGGTAAGGTCGTCGAACTCGGCTTGACGATCGCTTCCGTCGCGCAGGGCGCCATGCTCGGCACGTTCCTGCTTGGCGTGCTGACCAAGCGCGCGAACCAACTGGGCACAGCGATCGGCCTCACCGCCGGCTTCCTGGTGAACATCTACATCTGGCAGGGAAAAGCGATTGTGCCGCAGTTTGCGCTGCCGCGCGCGGTCCCGTTCCCGTGGTATGTGGCCATCGGATCGTTTGTGACGTTCGCCATCGGTTATAGTGCGAGTCTACTTCTTGGAGGCAATCATCAGCCCGACGCCGAAATCAGCGCCGAGTAA
- a CDS encoding N-acetylglucosamine kinase, translating into MSLYLGIDGGGTKTKFLLGNEREILAETTTGGSNITRSGEPAVREALLVGMEQVCASAGVSPAEIVRTVAGITGSANPRPRALLEQFLRERLTGEIVIVGDMVIAHHAALDGAPGVLVNAGTGSIAYARNQQGDTARAGGWGFAISDEGSGHWVGRVAIAAAMRCYDSRREEAYLHHLMAALGVEDPVDLAKLANSVANPDLAQVFPAVVNIAQKGDETARKILVSAGAELSYLAETLIQRLFPTVEAVAIAGTGGIFRNSVTVFECFSAELHNVHPDVSITLPEADPALGALMLARQPL; encoded by the coding sequence ATGAGTTTGTATCTCGGCATCGACGGCGGCGGCACCAAGACCAAGTTTCTCCTCGGCAACGAACGCGAAATCCTCGCGGAAACCACAACCGGCGGCAGCAACATTACGCGCAGCGGCGAACCGGCAGTCCGCGAGGCGCTGCTGGTTGGCATGGAGCAAGTTTGCGCTTCGGCGGGCGTGAGCCCTGCGGAGATCGTGCGGACGGTGGCGGGCATTACGGGATCGGCGAATCCGCGGCCGCGCGCGCTCCTCGAACAGTTCCTGCGCGAGAGGCTCACGGGCGAAATCGTGATCGTGGGCGACATGGTGATCGCACACCACGCCGCACTCGATGGCGCGCCCGGAGTGCTGGTGAATGCCGGTACCGGTTCCATCGCCTACGCACGCAACCAGCAAGGCGACACGGCCCGCGCGGGCGGTTGGGGCTTCGCGATTTCGGACGAGGGCTCCGGGCACTGGGTTGGTCGAGTTGCGATCGCAGCGGCGATGCGTTGCTACGACTCGCGACGCGAGGAAGCTTATCTGCACCACTTGATGGCCGCCCTCGGGGTGGAGGATCCGGTAGACCTCGCGAAGCTCGCGAACTCTGTCGCGAATCCGGACCTGGCGCAGGTCTTCCCCGCGGTGGTGAACATCGCTCAGAAGGGCGACGAGACCGCGCGCAAGATCCTGGTGAGTGCGGGCGCGGAACTCTCCTACCTCGCGGAAACCCTGATCCAGCGCCTGTTTCCGACGGTAGAAGCCGTTGCAATCGCGGGAACGGGAGGCATTTTCCGGAACTCCGTCACCGTGTTCGAATGCTTCTCTGCTGAGCTGCACAATGTTCATCCTGACGTATCGATCACGTTGCCTGAAGCTGATCCTGCGCTCGGTGCTCTGATGCTGGCGCGACAGCCACTCTGA
- a CDS encoding UdgX family uracil-DNA binding protein (This protein belongs to the uracil DNA glycosylase superfamily, members of which act in excision repair of DNA. However, it belongs more specifically to UdgX branch, whose founding member was found to bind uracil in DNA (where it does not belong), without cleaving it, appears to promote DNA repair by a pathway involving RecA, rather than base excision.), with amino-acid sequence MRRKPVQSELPLLMKPRSLEALAHDAKDCRNCDLWKTGTQTVFGEGGAHARVVFVGEQPGDKEDLEGRPFVGPAGNLLNTALEQAGINRNEVYVTNAVKHFKWEPRGKRRLHKKPNAAEVAACRSWMDGEIAAIQPEIIVCLGATAAQAMLGRSFRVTKQRGEFLPGPNGASVLATVHPSSILRAPDEDARHEEMRLFVDDLRKVAARMNVKRAA; translated from the coding sequence ATGCGCCGCAAACCCGTGCAATCCGAGTTGCCCCTGCTGATGAAACCACGCAGCCTCGAAGCGCTCGCTCACGACGCGAAGGACTGCCGTAATTGCGATCTCTGGAAGACCGGCACGCAAACCGTCTTCGGCGAAGGCGGCGCGCATGCGCGAGTGGTCTTCGTCGGTGAACAACCCGGGGATAAAGAGGACCTGGAAGGCCGGCCGTTCGTGGGACCTGCGGGAAACCTGCTGAATACTGCCCTCGAGCAAGCCGGCATCAATCGCAACGAAGTTTACGTCACGAATGCGGTTAAACATTTCAAGTGGGAGCCACGCGGCAAGCGCCGTCTGCACAAGAAACCCAACGCTGCTGAGGTTGCAGCCTGCCGTTCGTGGATGGATGGAGAAATCGCGGCGATTCAGCCGGAGATTATCGTTTGCCTCGGAGCAACGGCAGCGCAGGCGATGCTTGGAAGAAGCTTCCGCGTCACCAAGCAGCGCGGTGAGTTCCTGCCCGGGCCAAACGGAGCGTCGGTCCTGGCGACGGTGCATCCGTCGTCGATCCTGCGGGCTCCGGATGAGGATGCGCGGCATGAGGAGATGCGGCTGTTTGTAGATGATCTGCGGAAGGTGGCGGCACGGATGAACGTGAAGCGGGCAGCGTAG
- a CDS encoding NADH-quinone oxidoreductase subunit B has protein sequence MSWIENKFEKNFLLSSVDYVFNWARKSSVWPMTFGLACCAIEMITASTARYDIARFGSEVFRPSPRQSDLMIVAGTVTLKMAPVVQRIYEQMPEPKWVMAMGACASVGGPFNTYATLQGVDKIVPVDVYVVGCPPRPENLFYGLLKLQDKIDHMTLAKRPTDVRLDETMLDEFRKSVRIAQAGSTVVIQPAAPPVVPGLQTK, from the coding sequence ATGTCCTGGATCGAAAACAAGTTTGAAAAGAACTTCCTGCTGAGCAGCGTTGATTACGTCTTTAACTGGGCCCGCAAGTCTTCAGTTTGGCCGATGACCTTCGGCCTGGCGTGTTGCGCGATCGAGATGATCACTGCATCGACCGCCCGGTACGACATTGCGCGGTTCGGCAGCGAAGTGTTTCGCCCATCACCCCGGCAGAGCGACCTGATGATCGTGGCAGGCACCGTGACGTTGAAGATGGCGCCGGTGGTCCAGCGCATTTACGAGCAAATGCCCGAACCTAAGTGGGTGATGGCGATGGGTGCGTGCGCGTCAGTCGGAGGGCCATTCAACACCTACGCGACATTGCAGGGAGTGGACAAGATCGTGCCCGTGGATGTGTACGTGGTGGGCTGTCCGCCGCGGCCGGAGAACCTGTTCTACGGACTGCTAAAACTCCAGGACAAGATTGACCACATGACGCTGGCGAAGAGGCCCACCGATGTCCGGCTCGACGAAACTATGCTCGACGAGTTTCGAAAGAGTGTTCGCATCGCGCAGGCCGGATCGACGGTCGTGATTCAACCTGCGGCTCCGCCGGTCGTACCGGGACTGCAGACCAAATAG
- a CDS encoding sigma-54-dependent transcriptional regulator translates to MPEIAVSRTSNSARELSAAGVVLIIDDEAAIRESLQTLLELEGYQVDTAVDGGDGLMQMAAHPYDLVLLDFALPDRNGIEILKEIRSRDTEISVIMITAYGTVENAVNAMQAGATNFIQKPWDNEKLLADVGAAIARRRVEEENLQLKRALKQRYNFENIIGKSEPMLRIFDLVTQIAPSRSTVLLQGESGTGKELIAKAIHMNSTRKDRAFVPINTGSMPTDLLESTLFGHVKGAFTSAIASKKGLFEVADGGTLFLDEIGTMSMETQAKILRVLQDRKFMHLGGVQEIQVDVRIIAATNVDLRQLVKEGKFREDLFYRLNVITIDLPPLRQRRLDVPLLCEHFIKKFCEENAKPLMRMTPEALRPLLDYNWQGNVRELENVIERAVVLANGPSITIDLLPDNVVGRGSSLSFVETRPDASLFEIMEDCERRIIVDMLEKVGWNQTEAAEKFRIPLSTLNQKIKRLSIEIKKKASREAQPQGA, encoded by the coding sequence ATGCCTGAAATTGCGGTCTCCCGCACGAGCAACAGTGCCCGCGAGCTGAGCGCCGCGGGCGTAGTGCTCATCATTGACGACGAAGCCGCGATCCGCGAATCGCTGCAGACCCTGCTCGAACTCGAAGGCTACCAGGTGGACACCGCCGTGGATGGTGGCGACGGCCTAATGCAGATGGCGGCGCATCCCTACGACCTCGTTCTGCTCGACTTCGCGCTCCCAGATCGCAATGGCATCGAAATCCTGAAAGAGATCCGCAGCCGCGATACCGAAATTTCCGTGATCATGATCACCGCCTACGGCACCGTGGAAAACGCAGTGAACGCGATGCAGGCGGGCGCCACCAACTTCATCCAGAAGCCGTGGGACAACGAGAAGCTGCTCGCCGACGTAGGCGCTGCCATCGCACGCCGCCGCGTTGAAGAAGAAAACCTGCAACTGAAGCGCGCCCTGAAACAACGCTACAACTTCGAAAACATTATCGGCAAGAGCGAGCCGATGCTGCGCATCTTCGACCTCGTGACCCAGATTGCGCCCTCGCGCTCCACCGTACTTCTGCAAGGCGAGAGCGGCACTGGCAAAGAACTGATCGCGAAAGCGATCCACATGAACTCCACGCGCAAGGACCGCGCATTCGTGCCCATCAACACCGGTTCGATGCCGACCGACCTGTTGGAATCCACGCTGTTCGGGCACGTAAAGGGCGCATTCACCTCGGCCATCGCCAGCAAGAAGGGCCTGTTCGAAGTCGCCGATGGCGGCACGCTCTTCCTCGACGAAATCGGCACCATGAGCATGGAGACGCAGGCCAAGATCCTGCGCGTGCTCCAGGACCGCAAGTTTATGCACCTCGGCGGCGTGCAGGAGATCCAGGTAGACGTGCGCATCATCGCCGCAACCAACGTGGACCTGCGCCAGCTCGTAAAAGAAGGGAAGTTCCGTGAGGACCTCTTCTACCGCCTGAACGTCATCACTATCGACCTGCCGCCGTTGCGCCAGCGCCGCCTGGATGTCCCGCTCCTCTGCGAACACTTCATCAAGAAGTTCTGCGAAGAAAACGCCAAGCCGCTCATGCGCATGACCCCCGAAGCCTTGCGCCCGCTGCTCGATTACAACTGGCAAGGCAACGTTCGTGAGTTGGAAAATGTCATCGAACGTGCAGTGGTTCTCGCCAACGGTCCATCGATCACCATCGATCTTTTGCCCGACAACGTCGTCGGCCGCGGCTCAAGCCTCTCGTTCGTCGAGACCCGTCCTGACGCCTCGCTCTTCGAGATCATGGAAGACTGCGAACGCCGGATCATTGTGGACATGCTGGAAAAAGTCGGCTGGAACCAGACCGAAGCCGCCGAGAAGTTTCGCATCCCGCTCTCCACGCTGAACCAGAAGATCAAGCGCCTCTCGATCGAGATCAAGAAGAAGGCCTCGCGCGAGGCGCAGCCGCAGGGAGCGTAG
- a CDS encoding APC family permease: MEAIISPTPKSAPSNTPQLARDLRVSHATAVVVGTIIGSGIFLVPAEMMRAVGTAKLVYLAWIVGGILSFLGALTYAELGAMKPQSGGEYVYVRDAYGPLMSFLYAWSWFVIAKPGSMATIATGMMQILGGYPALSFLPKNVVSGVPFTYAQLAAVALIIFISAVNYIGVKKAGQFQVVFTVLKLAIIFGVIVVGFFAGHGSWSNFTTSFTGATGGIAGFMIALVAALWAYDGWNDINMVAEEIDHPERNVPIALIVGVGIVAALYMLLNAAVQYALPAQAIAMSKRAASDAVLVSIGAGAASIFAALMAIQMLATINGTTLSGARIPYALARDGYFFEAIGKVHPRYLTPANAIVFQGALAVILVSLVGKFQQLFSLTIFAEWLFYMIATSTVFVFRRREPNANRPYKTWGYPVVPAVFIAAAAMLLCYTFVDNLKYAMIPTTLIGPPLNSISTGGALVILLGVPVFWWFARQKSLTTKGTKEL, translated from the coding sequence TTGGAGGCAATCATCAGCCCGACGCCGAAATCAGCGCCGAGTAACACTCCGCAACTGGCGCGCGACCTGCGCGTAAGCCACGCCACCGCCGTCGTCGTCGGCACCATCATCGGCAGCGGCATTTTCCTCGTACCCGCCGAGATGATGCGCGCCGTCGGCACCGCGAAGCTCGTCTATCTCGCATGGATCGTCGGTGGCATCCTGTCGTTCCTAGGCGCGCTGACGTATGCAGAACTCGGCGCGATGAAGCCGCAATCCGGCGGCGAATATGTGTACGTGCGCGATGCCTACGGCCCGCTGATGAGCTTCCTCTATGCGTGGTCATGGTTCGTCATCGCGAAGCCCGGCTCCATGGCGACCATCGCAACCGGCATGATGCAGATTCTTGGCGGCTATCCCGCGCTGTCGTTCCTGCCAAAAAACGTCGTCTCGGGAGTGCCATTCACCTACGCGCAGCTGGCGGCCGTAGCGCTCATCATTTTCATCTCGGCCGTGAACTACATCGGCGTGAAGAAAGCCGGACAGTTCCAGGTAGTCTTCACCGTCCTGAAGCTCGCAATCATCTTCGGCGTGATTGTCGTTGGTTTCTTCGCGGGCCACGGCTCGTGGTCGAACTTTACAACCAGCTTCACGGGTGCGACTGGCGGCATTGCCGGCTTCATGATCGCGCTCGTTGCCGCGCTCTGGGCGTATGACGGCTGGAACGACATCAACATGGTCGCCGAGGAAATCGACCACCCCGAGCGCAACGTGCCGATCGCGCTGATTGTCGGCGTGGGCATCGTGGCAGCGTTGTACATGCTCCTCAACGCCGCAGTGCAATATGCGCTTCCAGCGCAGGCCATCGCGATGTCGAAGCGCGCGGCATCGGATGCAGTCCTGGTCTCAATTGGCGCAGGCGCGGCCTCGATATTCGCGGCACTCATGGCGATCCAGATGTTGGCAACGATCAACGGCACCACGCTCAGCGGCGCAAGAATTCCGTATGCCCTGGCGCGCGACGGCTATTTCTTCGAGGCCATCGGCAAAGTGCATCCGCGCTACCTCACGCCTGCAAATGCGATCGTCTTCCAGGGAGCGCTGGCGGTCATTCTCGTGTCGCTGGTCGGGAAATTCCAGCAGCTGTTCTCGTTAACAATCTTCGCCGAGTGGCTGTTCTACATGATCGCGACGAGCACCGTCTTCGTCTTCCGGCGGCGCGAGCCGAACGCGAATCGTCCCTACAAAACGTGGGGATATCCCGTCGTTCCCGCAGTCTTCATCGCTGCAGCCGCGATGCTGCTCTGCTACACCTTCGTCGACAACCTGAAGTACGCCATGATTCCCACGACGTTGATCGGTCCGCCGTTGAATTCAATTTCTACCGGCGGCGCGCTGGTAATTCTGCTCGGCGTGCCGGTGTTCTGGTGGTTCGCAAGGCAAAAATCTTTAACCACGAAGGGCACGAAGGAATTGTAG
- the amrB gene encoding AmmeMemoRadiSam system protein B gives MSVTIREPAVAGRFYPGNPEKLTADIGDYTTPTNAEKLAAIGCVVPHAGYMYSGHVAGAVYERLDLPKRFVILCPNHTGAGHPLAVMREGSWRTPLGDAAIDAELADQLLAAFPLTSEDADAHRTEHALEVQLPFLQILVPNFRFVPVAVGTGRFDVLSALGESIAKVVQSAAERVMVIASSDMNHYENDADTRVKDRLAIERLLALDAKGLYDVVHEKNISMCGYGPAVAMLTAAKRVGASRAELIKYATSGDVSGDRDMVVGYAGIAVL, from the coding sequence ATGTCGGTCACGATTCGGGAACCTGCCGTCGCCGGACGCTTCTACCCCGGCAATCCAGAAAAGCTCACGGCGGACATCGGCGATTACACCACGCCAACCAACGCGGAGAAACTGGCGGCCATTGGCTGCGTCGTCCCGCATGCCGGTTACATGTATTCCGGACATGTCGCCGGAGCAGTGTATGAACGATTGGATCTGCCGAAACGTTTCGTAATCCTCTGCCCGAACCACACGGGCGCTGGACATCCGCTGGCAGTGATGCGCGAGGGCTCGTGGCGTACGCCGCTGGGCGATGCTGCGATTGACGCCGAACTTGCCGACCAACTGCTCGCGGCGTTTCCACTCACCAGCGAGGACGCCGACGCGCATCGCACTGAGCACGCGCTCGAAGTGCAGCTTCCCTTTCTGCAAATCCTCGTTCCCAATTTTCGATTCGTTCCGGTCGCCGTCGGCACGGGGCGCTTCGATGTTCTTTCCGCGCTGGGTGAATCCATCGCAAAGGTAGTGCAGAGCGCTGCGGAGCGCGTGATGGTGATCGCATCGAGCGATATGAATCACTACGAGAACGACGCCGACACTCGCGTGAAAGATCGGCTTGCGATTGAGCGCCTATTGGCTCTCGATGCGAAGGGGCTTTACGACGTGGTGCACGAGAAGAACATCAGCATGTGCGGCTATGGTCCGGCGGTCGCGATGCTGACGGCGGCAAAGCGCGTGGGTGCTTCGCGAGCAGAACTCATCAAATACGCGACCTCGGGCGATGTCTCGGGAGATCGAGACATGGTGGTTGGCTACGCCGGCATTGCAGTGCTCTGA
- a CDS encoding ATP-binding protein, giving the protein MQSEMAVDLHMDSPEITVLPTSSGKGRNRPMLKENQVRFVAAVVALLTATAIVFSFINFQKEREFETPTDGVWWVESGGHLKAEKVEADGPGEKAGIKQGDVLIAINGVDITRKAVQVRQIYRTGSWSKATFSLTRSNVPIEVPVILTPADRSLNGGLRLIALIYLGIGIYVLFRRWTAPKATHFYLFCLASFVYYSFHFTGKLNQFDWIIYWSNVTAWLLQPALFLHFALTFPETKDVVKRHKWLVPAVYAVPAALLSLHIVALNFLRPSEVLRWNLDRGQMLYLAVYFVAATVVLWQTYANAASPILRQQMKWVTRGTFMAIAPFTIFYVIPYLRGSLPTAAMKISVLSLIFLPLTFGYAIFRYRLMDVDLIFKRGMAYTLAAGTITGIYFMAIGGASEMFHKNFPSAGPAGLMAAIVVTALLFDPFKNWIQDKLDKFFYRKRYDYRKTLIEFGRDLNSETDLDKMLASIVDRLSRTLLVDRIAVFVHDEQSRWVLAKSCGISQTTGLDMSFMNEERPDMAAAGHLFFDNTSQAVRENPGARETIRRLDLNYYLPCTVMGRTIAMVGLGKTTEGDFLSSEDVELLETLAGYIGIALQNARLYQSLAEKITEYERLKEFNENIVESVSVGVLAVDLEDKIESWNAQMEVMYALPRAEALGKRLSDVFPLNFVEEFYRVRQVPGINNLYKFRMGTPAGDTRICNIAIAPLVTRDFNVIGRIIILDDMTDRVELESQLAQAEKLSSIGLLAAGVAHEVNTPLAVISSYAQMLSKQLQGDERRSALLEKITTQTFRASEIVNNLLNFSRTGSSEFAEVDINKVVSDTLALLEHQLKTSRVKVENHLAPTLPKIYGNTGKLQQVFLNLFLNAKDAMPSGGTLSITTRNGRAVEVEVCDTGSGIAPEHIQRIYDPFFTTKKSPRQGHSGGTGLGLAVTYGIIQEHAGKIRVDSRPGEGTQFTMEFPMVRKAVNA; this is encoded by the coding sequence ATGCAAAGTGAGATGGCAGTAGATTTGCACATGGATTCGCCGGAGATTACCGTCCTTCCCACCAGCTCTGGCAAAGGACGGAACCGGCCCATGCTGAAGGAGAATCAAGTCCGCTTCGTTGCCGCCGTTGTGGCGCTGCTGACCGCGACTGCAATCGTATTCTCCTTCATTAACTTCCAGAAAGAGCGGGAGTTCGAGACCCCTACCGACGGCGTCTGGTGGGTGGAATCCGGCGGCCATCTCAAGGCCGAAAAGGTCGAGGCCGACGGCCCCGGCGAGAAGGCCGGTATCAAGCAGGGTGACGTCCTGATCGCCATCAACGGCGTCGATATTACCCGCAAAGCCGTGCAAGTGCGGCAGATTTACCGCACCGGAAGCTGGTCAAAGGCTACTTTCTCGCTGACCCGCAGCAATGTGCCGATCGAAGTCCCGGTGATTCTCACTCCGGCCGATCGCTCCCTGAATGGCGGCTTGCGCCTCATCGCGCTGATTTACCTTGGCATCGGCATCTACGTTCTGTTCCGGCGCTGGACGGCCCCAAAGGCGACCCATTTCTACCTGTTCTGCCTGGCGTCGTTCGTTTACTACTCGTTCCACTTCACCGGTAAGCTGAACCAGTTCGACTGGATCATCTACTGGTCAAACGTGACCGCATGGCTGTTACAGCCGGCGCTCTTCCTGCATTTCGCGCTCACATTCCCCGAGACCAAAGACGTAGTAAAGCGACACAAGTGGCTGGTGCCTGCTGTCTATGCGGTGCCCGCCGCGCTGCTTTCGCTGCATATCGTGGCGCTGAATTTCCTGCGCCCCAGTGAAGTCCTGCGCTGGAACCTCGACCGCGGCCAGATGCTGTATCTCGCGGTGTATTTCGTGGCTGCGACCGTGGTGCTCTGGCAGACCTACGCGAATGCCGCCTCGCCCATCCTGCGTCAGCAGATGAAGTGGGTGACCCGCGGCACGTTCATGGCGATCGCGCCGTTCACCATCTTCTACGTCATCCCGTACCTGCGCGGCAGCCTGCCGACCGCGGCCATGAAGATCTCGGTGCTCTCACTGATCTTCCTCCCGTTGACCTTCGGCTACGCCATCTTCCGCTATCGCCTGATGGACGTGGACCTCATCTTCAAGCGCGGCATGGCCTACACACTCGCCGCCGGCACGATCACCGGTATTTACTTCATGGCGATCGGCGGGGCCTCGGAAATGTTCCACAAGAACTTCCCGAGCGCCGGCCCAGCCGGATTGATGGCGGCGATCGTCGTCACGGCCTTGCTCTTCGATCCGTTCAAGAACTGGATCCAGGACAAGCTCGACAAGTTCTTCTATCGCAAGCGGTATGACTACCGTAAGACGCTCATCGAATTCGGCCGCGACCTGAACTCCGAAACCGATCTCGACAAGATGCTGGCGTCCATTGTGGACCGCCTCTCGCGCACGCTGCTCGTCGATCGCATCGCCGTCTTCGTGCACGATGAACAAAGTCGCTGGGTGCTGGCAAAGAGCTGCGGCATCTCGCAGACCACCGGGCTCGACATGAGCTTCATGAACGAAGAGCGTCCGGACATGGCTGCAGCCGGGCACCTGTTCTTCGACAACACCAGCCAGGCAGTTCGCGAAAATCCCGGCGCGCGCGAGACCATTCGCCGCCTCGATCTGAACTACTATCTGCCTTGCACGGTGATGGGCCGCACCATCGCGATGGTCGGCCTTGGCAAGACCACTGAGGGCGACTTCCTCTCCAGCGAAGATGTAGAGCTGCTCGAGACGCTGGCCGGCTACATCGGCATCGCGCTGCAGAACGCGCGCCTCTACCAGTCGCTCGCAGAAAAAATCACCGAGTACGAGCGGCTCAAGGAATTCAACGAGAACATTGTCGAATCCGTAAGCGTCGGTGTGCTCGCCGTCGATCTCGAAGACAAGATCGAATCGTGGAATGCGCAGATGGAAGTGATGTACGCGCTGCCCCGCGCGGAGGCCCTCGGCAAGCGCCTCTCCGATGTCTTCCCGCTGAATTTCGTGGAAGAGTTCTATCGCGTCCGCCAGGTTCCCGGCATTAACAATCTCTATAAGTTCCGCATGGGCACTCCCGCGGGCGACACGCGCATTTGTAACATCGCTATCGCACCGCTGGTCACGCGCGATTTCAACGTCATCGGCCGCATCATCATCCTCGACGACATGACCGATCGCGTCGAACTCGAATCGCAATTGGCGCAGGCAGAAAAGCTTTCGTCCATTGGATTGTTGGCCGCCGGCGTGGCGCACGAAGTCAATACGCCACTTGCGGTGATCTCGTCCTACGCGCAGATGCTCTCCAAGCAGTTGCAGGGCGATGAACGCCGCTCGGCGCTGCTCGAGAAGATCACCACACAGACGTTCCGCGCCTCGGAGATCGTTAACAACCTGCTGAACTTCTCCCGCACCGGCAGCAGCGAATTTGCTGAAGTAGACATCAACAAGGTTGTCAGCGACACGCTCGCCTTACTCGAGCACCAGCTAAAGACCTCGCGCGTGAAGGTGGAAAACCACCTCGCGCCTACGCTGCCCAAGATCTACGGCAACACCGGCAAGTTGCAGCAAGTGTTCCTGAACCTCTTCCTCAACGCCAAGGATGCGATGCCCTCGGGCGGCACGCTGAGCATCACCACGCGCAACGGCCGCGCGGTTGAGGTTGAGGTATGCGACACCGGAAGCGGCATTGCGCCGGAACACATCCAACGCATCTACGATCCATTTTTCACCACGAAGAAATCGCCGCGGCAGGGCCACTCCGGAGGCACCGGCCTCGGATTGGCTGTGACCTACGGCATTATCCAGGAACATGCGGGCAAGATCCGCGTGGACAGCCGCCCCGGCGAGGGCACGCAGTTCACGATGGAGTTCCCCATGGTCAGGAAGGCTGTGAATGCCTGA